The Nonlabens spongiae genome contains a region encoding:
- a CDS encoding LytR/AlgR family response regulator transcription factor translates to MIKAVLLDDEPLALDLLESHISKTDGIKVVGAFTNPIEALQELGKLSPDVVFSDIQMPELSGVQFTKIIGSKTMVVFTTAYDQYALEGYDLNVVDYLLKPINLERFQKAVEKIKSRLQKASTEPEKTPDYIFVKSEYKTLKINLADIHYIKGMADYVQIVTAGDKIMTLENLKHFEKTLPSSNFMRVHKSYIIAMDKIEFIERNRAVLLGDYIPVSETYKKVFFERVGG, encoded by the coding sequence ATGATCAAAGCTGTTTTACTCGATGATGAGCCGCTTGCGCTGGATTTATTAGAAAGTCATATTTCAAAAACCGATGGCATTAAGGTCGTGGGTGCTTTTACTAATCCTATCGAGGCGCTGCAAGAACTGGGAAAACTAAGTCCCGATGTGGTGTTTTCAGACATACAAATGCCTGAATTGAGTGGCGTTCAGTTTACTAAAATCATAGGTTCAAAAACCATGGTCGTTTTTACCACGGCTTACGATCAGTATGCGCTTGAAGGATATGATCTCAACGTGGTGGACTACCTGCTCAAGCCTATCAATCTAGAGCGTTTTCAAAAAGCGGTAGAGAAAATCAAGTCTAGATTACAGAAGGCTAGCACAGAACCTGAAAAGACTCCCGATTACATTTTTGTCAAAAGTGAGTACAAAACCCTCAAGATCAATCTAGCGGATATCCATTATATTAAGGGAATGGCAGATTATGTACAGATTGTCACAGCTGGAGATAAAATCATGACGCTGGAAAATCTCAAACATTTTGAAAAAACCCTGCCTTCAAGCAATTTTATGCGTGTTCACAAGAGTTACATAATCGCCATGGATAAAATTGAATTTATCGAGCGCAACCGTGCAGTACTTTTGGGAGATTACATTCCCGTGAGTGAGACTTATAAAAAAGTGTTTTTTGAGCGGGTAGGAGGGTGA